The Listeria monocytogenes genome window below encodes:
- a CDS encoding cell division protein FtsQ/DivIB — protein MAENKRVISIENRIPELKKYRQKKLIRHLAILIGIFVILIAITLYFLSPLSKLDKIAVSGNKQLTENEVRKESGLEVGEFVLGIRNGKTEDRLKKNTLIKDATVSKEGLNDVQINITEFKTIGYQQEDGKYYDVLESGIMLTDQPRQFPIGNDLLFQNFKNGKTLEKMVAQINKLPKDVVSSISEVIYSPTKSDQNHIELYMNDGNQVSADISTFAEKMQHYPAIVAQLAKGQKGVIDIEVGSYFQSYYQQNAEKKAAEEAAKEKKETNE, from the coding sequence ATGGCTGAAAATAAACGAGTAATTTCAATTGAAAATCGCATACCAGAACTTAAAAAATACCGCCAAAAAAAATTAATACGACACTTAGCCATTTTAATCGGAATTTTTGTGATTTTGATCGCCATTACGCTTTATTTCCTTTCACCACTCAGTAAGTTGGATAAAATTGCAGTAAGCGGTAATAAACAACTTACTGAAAATGAAGTACGAAAAGAAAGTGGACTTGAAGTTGGGGAGTTTGTCCTCGGTATAAGAAATGGAAAAACCGAAGATAGGCTTAAAAAAAATACCCTGATTAAAGACGCTACTGTGTCTAAAGAAGGTTTAAATGATGTTCAAATCAACATCACCGAATTTAAAACGATAGGCTACCAACAAGAAGATGGGAAATACTACGATGTACTGGAAAGTGGAATTATGCTAACAGATCAACCGAGACAATTTCCAATCGGCAACGATTTGCTATTCCAAAATTTTAAAAATGGAAAAACACTTGAAAAAATGGTAGCGCAAATTAATAAACTGCCAAAAGACGTCGTTAGTTCCATATCGGAAGTGATTTATAGCCCAACAAAAAGTGACCAAAATCATATTGAATTATATATGAATGATGGTAATCAGGTCTCAGCAGATATTAGTACCTTTGCCGAGAAGATGCAACATTATCCAGCCATTGTCGCTCAACTTGCTAAGGGCCAAAAAGGTGTTATCGATATTGAAGTAGGTTCTTATTTCCAAAGTTATTACCAACAGAATGCCGAGAAAAAAGCAGCCGAAGAAGCAGCTAAAGAGAAGAAAGAAACAAATGAATAA
- the murG gene encoding undecaprenyldiphospho-muramoylpentapeptide beta-N-acetylglucosaminyltransferase encodes MKVAISGGGTGGHVYPALALIRELKKVHPEAEFLYIGTEKGLEAGIVKREGIPFEAIEITGFKRSLSLENIKTVMRFLSGAKKSKQILRDFKPDVVIGTGGYVCGPVVYAAAKLKIPTLIHEQNSVAGLTNKFLSRYTDKVAICFEEVSDSFASEKIVFTGNPRASEVVGVDSEGALEAYGLVSGKPTVLVFGGSRGARGVNEAVEAILPAWNNRDFQLLYVTGDVHYEKIKDSLAELNLGNHISVQPFIYDMPKILNAVTLVVSRAGATTLAELTALGVPSILIPSPYVTANHQENNARALEKNNAAIVITEAELKNTDLMTTVDSILNDETKLNGMKLSAKQMGRPDAASKLVEAVLSIMK; translated from the coding sequence ATGAAAGTAGCAATAAGTGGTGGCGGTACTGGTGGACATGTTTATCCAGCGCTTGCCCTCATCAGAGAATTAAAAAAAGTTCATCCTGAAGCAGAATTCTTATATATCGGAACAGAAAAAGGTTTAGAAGCTGGAATTGTTAAACGGGAAGGTATTCCGTTTGAAGCAATTGAAATTACTGGATTCAAACGTTCATTATCATTAGAAAATATTAAAACAGTAATGCGTTTTCTGAGCGGCGCGAAAAAAAGTAAACAAATTTTGCGCGATTTCAAACCGGATGTCGTTATCGGAACAGGGGGCTATGTTTGTGGCCCGGTGGTTTACGCAGCCGCAAAACTAAAAATTCCTACTTTAATTCATGAACAAAATAGTGTGGCTGGATTAACGAATAAATTTTTAAGTCGTTACACAGATAAAGTAGCTATTTGTTTTGAAGAAGTAAGTGATTCTTTTGCATCGGAAAAAATTGTTTTTACTGGTAATCCACGTGCTTCTGAAGTGGTAGGTGTAGACTCAGAAGGTGCACTGGAAGCTTACGGACTGGTTTCAGGAAAGCCAACTGTACTTGTTTTTGGAGGCAGCAGAGGGGCTCGCGGCGTGAATGAAGCGGTAGAAGCTATTTTGCCAGCATGGAATAATCGTGATTTTCAGCTACTTTATGTAACTGGGGATGTCCACTATGAAAAAATAAAAGATTCTTTGGCGGAGTTAAATTTAGGTAATCATATTAGCGTTCAACCATTTATTTATGATATGCCCAAAATTTTAAACGCTGTGACCTTAGTAGTTTCAAGAGCTGGAGCGACAACACTAGCAGAACTGACAGCGCTTGGGGTTCCGAGTATTTTGATACCTAGTCCCTACGTGACAGCAAATCACCAAGAAAACAACGCTCGCGCTTTAGAAAAAAATAATGCTGCAATTGTAATAACAGAAGCAGAATTAAAAAATACGGATTTAATGACGACGGTTGATTCGATTTTGAATGACGAAACAAAACTAAATGGTATGAAGCTCAGCGCTAAACAAATGGGTCGTCCAGATGCTGCATCGAAATTAGTAGAAGCAGTTCTTAGCATTATGAAGTAG
- the murD gene encoding UDP-N-acetylmuramoyl-L-alanine--D-glutamate ligase codes for MKKIEMYHHKKVLVLGLARSGVSAATIMHKLGAFVTVNDQKPFSENPEAQGLLEQGIKVICGSHPIELLDEGFELVIKNPGIPYNNPMIEKALKLKIPVITEVELAYQISEAPIVGITGTNGKTTTTTIIHHMLNAHKENSSLLAGNIGFPASAVAENATSDQYISMELSSFQLMGVETFKPHISVITNIYEAHLDYHTDRSEYVQAKWHIQKNQTADDFLVINWDQEELKNLTKQTKAQVIPFSTTQRLGQGSYVQNGNIMFNDEVIGARDNILLPGEHNLENVLASVAVAKTLGVTNEEIMHVLETFKGVEHRTQFVVEWQGRKFYNDSKATNILATQSALKGFKNPVVLLAGGLDRGNSFDELLPFFKNVKALIVFGETADKIGRVGKIAGIDVNYVDNVEAAVPVAYRESAPGDIILLSPACASWDQYRTFEVRGNAYMDAIAELIEEVEK; via the coding sequence ATGAAAAAAATTGAAATGTACCATCACAAAAAAGTACTTGTCTTGGGTCTTGCAAGAAGTGGTGTTAGCGCGGCAACAATTATGCACAAACTGGGAGCGTTTGTCACAGTTAACGATCAAAAGCCTTTTAGCGAGAATCCAGAAGCACAAGGGTTACTTGAGCAAGGCATCAAAGTCATTTGCGGTTCGCACCCAATTGAACTTTTGGATGAAGGATTTGAGCTTGTCATAAAAAATCCTGGAATTCCTTACAACAACCCAATGATTGAAAAAGCGTTAAAACTTAAAATTCCAGTCATTACAGAAGTGGAATTAGCTTATCAAATATCTGAAGCGCCAATTGTTGGTATTACAGGAACAAATGGTAAAACAACAACGACAACAATTATCCACCATATGTTAAATGCGCACAAAGAAAATAGTTCTTTACTCGCAGGAAACATCGGTTTTCCGGCATCCGCAGTTGCAGAAAATGCGACCAGTGATCAATATATTTCGATGGAGCTATCTTCGTTCCAATTAATGGGAGTAGAAACATTTAAACCACATATTTCTGTCATCACGAATATTTATGAAGCACATTTAGATTATCATACAGATCGTAGTGAATATGTTCAGGCAAAATGGCATATCCAAAAAAATCAAACAGCAGATGATTTCCTGGTCATTAATTGGGATCAGGAAGAGCTTAAAAACCTAACAAAGCAAACAAAAGCACAAGTTATCCCGTTTTCAACAACACAACGTCTTGGTCAAGGTAGTTATGTGCAAAATGGCAATATTATGTTCAATGATGAAGTGATTGGTGCACGTGATAATATTCTACTTCCAGGAGAACACAACTTAGAAAACGTACTTGCTTCCGTGGCAGTGGCGAAAACATTAGGCGTTACTAATGAAGAGATTATGCATGTGCTAGAAACGTTTAAAGGCGTAGAGCACCGGACACAATTTGTTGTAGAATGGCAAGGTCGTAAATTCTATAACGATTCGAAAGCAACGAATATTCTTGCAACTCAAAGTGCATTAAAAGGGTTTAAAAATCCAGTTGTGTTACTAGCTGGTGGTTTAGACCGTGGTAACTCATTTGACGAATTACTACCATTTTTCAAAAATGTAAAAGCGTTAATCGTCTTTGGCGAAACAGCTGATAAAATCGGTCGCGTTGGGAAAATTGCTGGGATTGATGTAAATTATGTGGATAATGTCGAGGCAGCCGTTCCAGTGGCATACCGCGAATCAGCACCAGGAGATATTATCTTACTTTCACCAGCATGTGCGAGTTGGGATCAATACCGAACATTCGAAGTTCGTGGGAATGCATATATGGACGCAATCGCTGAGCTAATAGAAGAGGTGGAAAAATGA
- the mraY gene encoding phospho-N-acetylmuramoyl-pentapeptide-transferase translates to MSLYMLVSTFAVAFIITVIGVPLFIPFLVKLKFGQSIRDEGPKMHEKKSGTPTMGAVVFITAMLISFLVFSFISGEVSAATWLLFIALALFGALGFLDDYIKVVQKRNLGLTSKQKFLGQVAISILFYLVYHFNGFAETLNIPFTNIEVDLGWFFVIFILFWLVGFSNAVNLTDGLDGLVSGLSVIAFSAFGVIAFYQEQMDVAIFCFAIVGGMLGFLLFNKNPAKIFMGDTGSLALGGSIAAISILVHQEWLLLLIGIIFVIETASVILQVFYFKATGGKRIFRMTPIHHHFELGGWSEWRVVLTFWGIGLIGAIISVCVVIF, encoded by the coding sequence GTGTCTTTATACATGTTAGTATCAACATTTGCAGTGGCTTTTATCATTACGGTGATAGGTGTCCCACTATTTATACCATTTTTGGTGAAATTAAAATTCGGCCAAAGTATTAGAGATGAAGGTCCGAAAATGCATGAAAAGAAATCAGGAACACCGACAATGGGTGCTGTTGTTTTCATTACCGCTATGCTTATTAGCTTCTTGGTCTTTTCTTTCATCAGTGGTGAAGTTAGTGCGGCTACGTGGCTACTATTTATCGCGCTGGCATTATTTGGCGCATTAGGTTTTCTGGACGATTATATCAAAGTAGTTCAAAAACGTAATCTAGGCCTGACTTCCAAACAGAAGTTTTTAGGGCAAGTGGCGATTTCGATTTTATTCTATCTGGTATATCATTTTAATGGTTTTGCTGAGACGCTTAATATTCCATTTACGAATATAGAAGTAGACCTTGGCTGGTTCTTTGTTATCTTTATTTTGTTCTGGTTAGTTGGTTTCTCCAATGCAGTTAATTTAACTGATGGTTTAGATGGCCTTGTTTCTGGGCTTTCTGTCATTGCATTTTCTGCTTTTGGTGTCATCGCATTTTATCAAGAACAAATGGATGTTGCGATTTTCTGTTTTGCGATTGTGGGCGGTATGCTTGGATTTCTACTATTTAATAAAAATCCAGCGAAAATCTTCATGGGAGATACTGGTTCGCTTGCACTCGGCGGAAGTATCGCTGCAATTTCTATTTTAGTTCATCAAGAATGGCTGTTACTTTTAATCGGAATTATTTTCGTTATTGAAACAGCATCTGTTATATTGCAAGTATTTTATTTTAAGGCAACTGGAGGGAAACGGATTTTCCGTATGACACCAATTCATCATCACTTTGAACTTGGTGGCTGGTCAGAATGGCGTGTTGTTTTAACGTTCTGGGGAATCGGATTAATCGGAGCAATTATTTCTGTCTGTGTAGTCATTTTTTAA
- a CDS encoding UDP-N-acetylmuramoyl-L-alanyl-D-glutamate--2,6-diaminopimelate ligase, translating into MKLNELMQAIPVYTGEASETIEISHIAQDSRKVKPGTLFICIDGELVDGHQFASRAVELGAVAIIAENQLDVSIPVIYVRDSKRAMAMLADYFYGSPTQALKLVGITGTNGKTTVSHLVEQIVRENGEQTGLIGTMYRKIGDQILETKNTTPDSLTLQETFRDMLLSGVSTAVMEVSSHALVQGRVYGSDYDVAVFMNLSQDHLDYHHTMDEYANAKSLLFAQLGNSYHTSNPKMAVLNADDAESVRMQTATAAHVITFGIKQQADFKASNIQITSHGSTFDLATPVGEYTVKIKMIGNFSVYNVLAAIATSFALHIPIEKAIATLETIPGVKGRFELVNAGQAFPVIVDYAHTPDGLLNVLETIAEFAEKRVFVVVGCGGDRDKGKRPQMAKIAVDYSTNPIFTSDNPRSENPHAIIEDMIQGVPESDSYVVHENRRDAIRFAVNEAEAGDVILIAGKGHEDYQLIGDEVIDFDDRVEARIAIEKKLGLA; encoded by the coding sequence ATGAAGTTAAATGAACTAATGCAAGCTATCCCGGTTTATACTGGCGAGGCAAGTGAAACAATCGAAATTAGCCATATCGCCCAAGATAGTAGAAAAGTAAAACCTGGGACATTGTTTATTTGTATAGACGGAGAATTAGTGGATGGACATCAATTTGCGTCACGTGCAGTAGAACTCGGAGCTGTAGCAATTATCGCGGAAAATCAATTAGATGTATCGATTCCTGTCATTTATGTAAGAGATTCCAAACGCGCTATGGCGATGCTAGCCGATTATTTTTATGGTTCACCAACCCAAGCATTAAAACTCGTTGGGATTACTGGGACGAATGGTAAGACGACCGTGAGCCACTTAGTCGAACAAATCGTGCGCGAAAATGGGGAGCAAACGGGTCTTATTGGCACAATGTATCGCAAAATTGGCGACCAAATTTTAGAAACAAAAAATACAACACCAGATAGCCTCACCTTACAAGAAACATTCCGCGACATGCTACTTAGTGGCGTGAGTACTGCTGTGATGGAAGTATCCTCGCACGCACTTGTTCAAGGTCGCGTATACGGGTCAGATTATGATGTTGCTGTATTTATGAATTTATCTCAAGACCATCTAGATTATCACCACACAATGGATGAATATGCTAATGCGAAAAGTTTGCTGTTTGCGCAACTGGGCAATAGCTACCATACAAGTAATCCAAAAATGGCTGTATTAAATGCAGATGATGCAGAAAGTGTGCGTATGCAAACAGCGACCGCTGCGCACGTTATTACTTTCGGAATTAAACAGCAAGCGGATTTTAAAGCAAGTAACATCCAAATCACAAGCCATGGTTCCACCTTTGATTTAGCGACACCGGTTGGTGAATATACCGTAAAAATAAAAATGATTGGTAATTTTAGTGTTTATAACGTTTTAGCTGCGATTGCAACTAGTTTCGCACTACATATTCCGATTGAAAAAGCCATTGCGACGCTAGAGACTATTCCAGGTGTCAAAGGCCGTTTTGAACTCGTTAATGCAGGGCAAGCATTTCCTGTCATTGTTGATTATGCCCACACACCGGATGGCTTGTTAAATGTGCTAGAAACAATTGCTGAATTTGCAGAAAAACGTGTTTTTGTCGTTGTTGGCTGTGGTGGTGACCGTGATAAAGGGAAACGACCACAAATGGCGAAAATTGCTGTAGATTATTCGACAAACCCTATTTTTACATCAGATAATCCGCGTAGTGAAAATCCACATGCGATTATTGAAGATATGATTCAAGGTGTTCCAGAGAGTGATTCTTATGTTGTTCACGAAAACCGCCGAGATGCGATTCGTTTTGCAGTAAATGAAGCAGAAGCAGGGGATGTTATTCTAATTGCTGGAAAAGGTCATGAAGATTATCAATTGATTGGTGATGAGGTTATCGATTTCGATGATCGCGTAGAAGCTCGAATAGCTATTGAAAAAAAACTCGGACTCGCATAA
- a CDS encoding penicillin-binding protein has translation MKRRIGNMRRGALVLFIFFTILFLLVSGRFLYLQITGEANGVPLAAKASKQHLKSSVLEAKRGSILDRKGEVLAEDTASYTIAAVVSDKLSKTTKNPMRVVNEEKTAQVLAKYIPMDESDILDKLNEKGKYQVEFGSAGKNISTETKAKIDKEKLPGIEFTRQSERFYPNGTFATQLIGFAQQEEEKNTTILEGKMGIESRYNDILTGKNGKIDYSTDRMGYILPNSKNKVTEAKDGKDITLTLDKKIQTFLEDTMTTVDAKYKPKNMMAVVADPKTGEILAISQRPSFNPADRSTITGNSSSIWQDLPVEYAYEPGSVMKIISLASAIDTNVYNPNDYYQSGSYRVGDIAIHDHNNGNGWGSITYREGVERSSNVAFAKLLNKMGTDTFKTYLDKFGFGKKTGIALPNETNGKILYNYPIEKVTTVFGQGTTVSMMQMIQAASAIASDGTMKEPYVVSSVKDPNTGETTDTKTKIAGKPISAETAKKTRDELKNVISGQNGTGKLYAIPGYDVAGKTGTSQIPDPKTGKYMTGADNYIFSFLGMAPADNPELVIYVTMQQPQLSGSQTGGEAVSEVFNPVMKNSLQYMNIKPGEVEKLASEKVPVLAGKTVDEAKKAVQDKGLEPIVVGNGKKIVQQLPQANTEILQGQKVILMTDGDMTAPDMVTWSKDDALKVSEITGIPFEFTGSGYVKSQSVSAGSVINSETKMKLTLAPPEEIGDFNQNHDQDTAEKNKKATDIQENAGIGDLLN, from the coding sequence ATGAAACGGCGTATAGGTAACATGAGAAGGGGAGCTCTTGTGCTTTTTATCTTTTTCACAATTCTCTTTCTCTTGGTTTCTGGCCGTTTTCTTTATTTGCAAATTACGGGAGAAGCAAATGGGGTACCTCTTGCAGCAAAAGCATCCAAACAACATTTAAAAAGCAGTGTTCTCGAAGCAAAGCGCGGCTCCATATTAGATCGTAAAGGAGAAGTGTTAGCGGAGGATACGGCTTCTTACACGATTGCAGCGGTTGTTAGTGACAAACTTTCCAAAACAACGAAAAATCCAATGCGTGTCGTTAATGAAGAAAAAACGGCGCAAGTTCTTGCTAAATATATTCCTATGGATGAATCTGATATTCTTGATAAACTGAACGAAAAAGGAAAATATCAAGTCGAATTCGGTTCCGCTGGGAAAAATATTTCTACAGAAACAAAGGCAAAAATCGACAAAGAAAAATTACCAGGCATTGAATTTACTCGCCAATCAGAACGTTTTTATCCTAATGGAACATTCGCGACACAACTAATTGGTTTTGCGCAACAAGAAGAAGAGAAGAATACTACAATTTTAGAAGGTAAAATGGGTATCGAGTCCCGTTATAACGATATTTTAACAGGTAAAAACGGTAAGATTGATTACAGTACAGACAGAATGGGCTATATTTTGCCTAATTCTAAAAATAAAGTAACCGAAGCAAAAGATGGCAAAGATATTACGCTGACGTTAGATAAAAAAATTCAAACCTTTTTAGAAGACACGATGACCACAGTTGATGCAAAATACAAACCAAAAAACATGATGGCTGTTGTAGCTGATCCAAAAACAGGCGAAATTTTAGCTATTAGTCAACGTCCTTCTTTTAATCCAGCTGATCGGTCTACTATTACTGGAAATAGTTCTAGTATTTGGCAAGATTTGCCTGTTGAGTACGCTTATGAGCCAGGATCGGTAATGAAAATCATCTCCCTTGCTTCTGCGATTGATACAAATGTCTATAATCCGAATGATTACTATCAATCTGGTTCTTATAGAGTTGGCGATATCGCAATTCATGACCATAACAACGGAAATGGTTGGGGTTCTATTACGTACCGCGAAGGTGTGGAGCGCTCTAGTAACGTTGCATTTGCCAAACTTTTAAACAAAATGGGAACTGATACATTTAAAACATATTTAGACAAGTTTGGCTTTGGGAAGAAAACCGGTATTGCTTTACCGAATGAAACTAATGGAAAGATTCTATATAACTATCCAATTGAAAAAGTTACAACTGTTTTCGGACAAGGAACAACCGTTTCAATGATGCAAATGATTCAAGCAGCGTCAGCTATCGCAAGTGATGGCACGATGAAAGAACCTTATGTTGTTTCAAGTGTTAAAGATCCAAACACAGGTGAAACAACGGATACTAAAACAAAAATCGCTGGTAAACCAATTAGTGCCGAAACCGCTAAGAAAACACGTGACGAATTAAAAAACGTTATTAGCGGACAAAATGGTACAGGTAAATTATATGCGATTCCTGGATACGATGTAGCAGGCAAAACCGGTACATCACAAATTCCAGATCCAAAAACAGGTAAATACATGACTGGCGCAGATAATTATATATTTTCCTTCTTAGGAATGGCACCAGCGGATAATCCAGAGTTAGTTATTTACGTAACGATGCAACAACCACAATTATCTGGTAGCCAAACAGGCGGCGAAGCAGTATCAGAAGTTTTTAACCCTGTCATGAAGAATAGCCTACAATATATGAACATCAAACCAGGCGAGGTAGAAAAACTGGCTTCTGAAAAAGTACCAGTTTTAGCAGGTAAAACAGTAGATGAAGCTAAAAAAGCAGTGCAAGATAAAGGATTGGAACCAATCGTTGTCGGTAACGGCAAAAAAATTGTCCAACAACTGCCACAAGCAAACACCGAAATCCTGCAAGGACAAAAAGTTATTTTAATGACAGATGGAGACATGACTGCGCCTGACATGGTAACTTGGTCGAAAGATGATGCACTGAAAGTTTCTGAAATAACCGGCATTCCATTTGAATTTACTGGAAGTGGTTATGTGAAGAGCCAGAGCGTTTCTGCGGGTAGCGTGATTAATAGTGAAACGAAAATGAAACTAACTCTCGCTCCGCCAGAAGAAATTGGTGATTTTAATCAAAATCATGATCAAGATACGGCAGAAAAAAATAAAAAAGCAACTGACATCCAAGAGAATGCCGGTATCGGTGATTTGCTCAATTAA
- the ftsL gene encoding cell division protein FtsL produces the protein MSNVAYKSNLEPNRVHREAEQPKKQILKRGQMTLGEKVIITIALAIVLVIAFRIISVQAQIYTVNQEIQTKETKILEQQKSNEDLKVEVKDLGRYERILKIAKEKGLKLDGDNVKVVDGQ, from the coding sequence GTGAGCAATGTCGCCTATAAATCGAATCTCGAGCCAAATAGAGTACATAGGGAAGCGGAACAACCTAAAAAACAAATCCTAAAACGTGGTCAAATGACACTTGGAGAAAAAGTAATCATCACGATTGCGCTTGCGATTGTTTTAGTTATTGCTTTTCGTATAATTAGCGTACAAGCCCAAATTTACACAGTGAACCAAGAAATTCAAACAAAAGAAACCAAAATTCTCGAACAACAAAAATCAAATGAAGACTTAAAAGTAGAAGTAAAAGATCTAGGGAGATATGAACGTATTTTAAAAATCGCTAAAGAAAAAGGGTTAAAACTTGATGGCGATAATGTGAAAGTGGTAGATGGTCAATGA
- the rsmH gene encoding 16S rRNA (cytosine(1402)-N(4))-methyltransferase RsmH, with protein sequence MFKHETVLLHETVDMLEVKPDGIYVDATLGGAGHSEYLLNKLNEKGHLFAFDQDQTAIDNAKIKLADYSDKVTFIKANFRDMKEALNERGIEAVDGILYDLGVSSPQLDERERGFSYHQDAALDMRMDQEQELTAKTVVNEWSYQDLIRIFFQYGEEKFSKQIAREIERRREVKPIETTGELVDIIKTAIPAPARRKGGHPGKRTFQAIRIAVNDELGAVEDSLEKALTLLKPGGRISVITFHSLEDRITKQLFQEATKGPDLPPGLPVIPDEYKPDFKLATRKPIVPSEEELEQNNRARSAKLRVIEKIMK encoded by the coding sequence ATGTTTAAACACGAAACCGTACTACTACATGAAACAGTCGATATGCTTGAAGTAAAACCAGACGGAATCTATGTCGACGCAACACTTGGCGGCGCAGGTCACTCCGAGTATTTACTAAATAAGCTTAATGAAAAAGGGCATTTATTTGCATTTGACCAAGATCAAACAGCAATTGATAACGCAAAAATAAAATTAGCTGATTATAGCGACAAAGTGACTTTTATTAAAGCCAATTTTCGCGATATGAAAGAAGCATTAAATGAGCGTGGTATCGAAGCGGTTGATGGGATTTTGTATGATCTAGGCGTTTCTTCCCCTCAATTAGACGAGAGAGAACGTGGTTTTAGCTACCATCAAGATGCAGCACTAGATATGCGGATGGACCAAGAGCAAGAATTGACGGCAAAAACAGTTGTCAATGAATGGTCTTACCAAGATTTAATTCGTATCTTTTTCCAATACGGCGAAGAAAAGTTTTCTAAACAAATCGCTCGTGAAATCGAACGTCGTCGTGAAGTAAAGCCAATTGAAACAACCGGCGAACTAGTAGACATCATCAAAACAGCTATCCCGGCGCCAGCAAGAAGAAAAGGCGGACATCCAGGGAAACGCACTTTTCAAGCCATCCGAATTGCCGTTAACGACGAACTCGGTGCAGTAGAAGATTCGCTTGAAAAAGCCTTAACTTTATTAAAACCAGGCGGCAGAATTAGCGTAATTACGTTTCATTCTTTAGAAGACCGCATAACGAAGCAATTATTCCAAGAAGCGACAAAAGGACCAGATTTACCACCAGGTCTTCCTGTCATTCCAGATGAATATAAACCAGATTTCAAACTTGCGACAAGAAAACCAATCGTACCAAGTGAAGAAGAACTGGAACAAAATAACCGAGCGCGTTCTGCAAAATTACGCGTAATCGAAAAAATTATGAAATAG
- the mraZ gene encoding division/cell wall cluster transcriptional repressor MraZ, with product MFMGEYQHNIDIKGRLIVPAKFRELLGDNFVITRGLDKCLFAYPQEEWKKLEEKLQTLPLTKKDARSFTRFFFSGASECELDKQGRINIPSNLLQYADLEKETVIIGVSSRIEIWSKSEWEDVFNEAEESFADLAENMIGFDI from the coding sequence ATGTTCATGGGAGAATATCAACATAACATCGATATAAAGGGCAGATTAATTGTGCCAGCTAAATTCCGTGAGCTTTTGGGGGATAATTTTGTTATAACCCGAGGACTTGATAAGTGTTTATTTGCTTATCCACAAGAGGAATGGAAAAAGCTTGAAGAAAAGCTCCAAACCTTACCACTTACTAAGAAAGATGCTCGTTCCTTTACACGTTTCTTCTTTTCCGGTGCGTCTGAATGTGAACTAGACAAACAAGGCCGGATTAATATTCCATCCAACTTACTACAGTATGCGGATTTGGAAAAAGAAACAGTTATTATCGGGGTTTCTAGTCGTATTGAAATTTGGAGTAAATCAGAGTGGGAAGATGTCTTTAACGAGGCAGAAGAATCTTTTGCTGATTTAGCCGAAAATATGATTGGCTTTGATATTTAA